One Clostridium estertheticum DNA segment encodes these proteins:
- a CDS encoding tetratricopeptide repeat protein, with translation MSYLYFCKEKYEESIVWTKKALETDGDPLLSASNYVEACIKLKRIEECKEVFNKYLTKEYECSIYYNLLQFFYLSIYHLEEIVFYEEVTKKILPYYESINYFNLCKPIKLKLIEHLENKRKYKEANKIYKELV, from the coding sequence TTGTCTTATTTATATTTTTGCAAAGAAAAGTATGAAGAAAGCATAGTTTGGACTAAAAAGGCTTTAGAAACAGATGGTGATCCTCTTTTATCTGCGTCTAATTATGTAGAGGCATGTATTAAGTTAAAGAGAATTGAGGAATGTAAAGAGGTATTTAATAAGTATTTAACCAAAGAATATGAATGCTCGATTTACTATAATTTACTACAATTTTTCTACTTAAGTATTTATCACTTAGAAGAAATTGTGTTTTACGAAGAGGTTACAAAAAAAATATTACCTTACTATGAAAGCATAAATTACTTTAACCTTTGTAAACCTATAAAACTAAAATTAATAGAGCACCTTGAGAATAAAAGAAAATACAAGGAAGCTAATAAAATCTATAAAGAACTTGTATGA
- a CDS encoding superoxide dismutase: MKFELPKLSYEYGSLEPYIDAKTMEIHHSKHHQAYVNNLNAALDKYPELYDKGLEWLIKNLEEIPLDIRVAVRNNGGGHLNHSMFWSVMSPVKAGTPKLELIKAIDEKFGNFEAFKGEFAKAATTRFGSGWAWLAINKNKELEVISTANQDNPISDGLIPILGLDVWEHAYYLKFQNRRPDYISEWWNVVNWDYVSDLYLNAIK; encoded by the coding sequence ATGAAATTTGAATTACCAAAACTATCTTATGAATACGGTTCACTTGAGCCTTATATAGATGCTAAAACAATGGAAATACATCACAGTAAGCATCATCAAGCTTATGTGAATAACTTAAATGCTGCTTTAGATAAATATCCAGAGCTTTATGATAAAGGCTTAGAATGGTTAATAAAAAATCTAGAGGAGATTCCATTAGATATAAGAGTGGCTGTTAGAAATAATGGTGGAGGTCACCTTAATCACAGTATGTTTTGGAGTGTTATGTCACCAGTTAAAGCGGGCACCCCAAAATTAGAATTAATCAAAGCTATTGATGAAAAATTTGGAAACTTCGAAGCTTTTAAAGGTGAATTTGCAAAAGCAGCAACAACTAGATTCGGAAGTGGTTGGGCTTGGCTTGCAATAAATAAAAATAAAGAACTTGAAGTTATTTCAACTGCAAATCAAGATAATCCAATTAGCGACGGATTGATACCTATCTTAGGATTAGATGTTTGGGAACATGCATATTATTTGAAATTTCAAAACAGACGTCCTGACTATATTTCTGAGTGGTGGAACGTAGTTAATTGGGACTATGTATCAGATCTATATCTAAATGCCATAAAGTAA